Genomic DNA from Prunus persica cultivar Lovell chromosome G1, Prunus_persica_NCBIv2, whole genome shotgun sequence:
TTATCACAAACATTTATCCATACGAAATTTTACAAGTTGCAAAGTATTCTCTTTGGTAGACATGATGATATGTACGTACGTTTTCAAACTATCAATTGTAAATGTTTGACTTACTTGAACGATGAAGAAACTGGCCCAACCACCGCAACTAGCTAAGAGCATCAAGGGGCCAGCCACCCAATGCTGGTTGgtggagtcggtggtgctagtGCCGTGGCTGTGTGCGTGGCCTCGTATGATATCCACAATGGGGCCTTTGTACAGTGTCATCACCATGGCTCCTCCAACAGTGATTACAGTTCCCACCACCTTTGCCAGGCTATGTAGCTTCTTAACGTTCACACTCTCTAACCTgattaatcaaaataataacataatTAGGATACGACTTAGGCAAACTAATCATTATTAATGATTATATATCATAATTCAATTAGAAAAACTAGATCAAATATTAATATGATTCTTGTGAAATTATTCGTACATAGATATGCACGAAAACGACATTTTTAAGGAATAAgaacaaatattaaaacatATCTAGGTGATATGATTGTTTATTCTAGGAACATACTTGCACtcacaatattataattattttaaataaataatatggtTTTATATAATTCAAGCATGCAGTGTATTACATAAGCAGAGAATcccaactttttattttgggtttttttttttctttttcctcttctagCAAATAACACGTGTACTGGCCAAGGCTTACATCATCTGTCACAAAAATTATCAAGAAgattccacacaaaaaaacaaaaggtgtaattgttttttctttcacgTTATGTGGGAACTGATTATGATGGCATCATGTCGACCATGATTTCATCAAAAAAATaagggaaacaaaaaaacaaaaaaaaatcaaaacgaTGACGTGGCACGGTGTGATTGGAATAGTATATTCCAATTTCCCTTAGTGCCTTCCAATGTGTTGGCTCTTAAGCATACACTAACCTTTTTATTAACGCACTAAAATAATTACTAAGCATACTGGAATATGATTATCTACTTTTTTAACCTGAAAAAAACTGCCATTATGAAGGTGATGGCAGGAAGGACGTTGACAACAGCAGATGCAAATGTTGCTGAGGTGTACTTCATTCCCAGAAAGTATAAGTTTTGATCAAGAACTGGCCTGTaataatcaaatattaatatatgatGATTGTACATGCAATAATCTCAAAATTTATTTGCCAAATTTTAGTTGTTAGAGCATTACTCAAGAAAACCAAGCAGAACTATTCTCAGGAATATCGGGAGAGTCATTCTTGGCCTTATTTTCCTGTAAGAGAGAATGTGGTCAAGTTAGTAGGGCAAaataagagatatatatattatatagaaACATGTACGCACATTAATATACAAATATTATTTCGGCATAAAATCTGATATGTTGTCAAATTGTAAATATGAATCGAAGATTTTGTTTGAATCTGTGACACAAATTAACAATTTCTTGGTACTAATGATAATTCAAGTCTTTTGAAATATAGTTTTGGTGACATAGCGCTtatacatgcatgcatggttGTTTGTAAAGGGatagaaaacaaatatataattggtagagagagagagagagagagagagagagagagagagagagagagagagagagagagagagagagagagagagagagagaacctttCAAGAACAAAGGCGAAGGGGGCAATAACACAAAAGGCAACAACATGACGGTAGACTGAGAGAACAAAGTTGCTCATGCCGTGTTTAAACGAGACCATACTGATGATATACATGCCTGCATATCCAAATTGAAGGGAGACCATAGCCAGGTAAGGCTTGATCTTGATGAGAACTGGACTCAACTTCGATCCTGTTGGACTTTGGTCTCCCATCTTTCTATTCAACACTTCTGTCCCTCTCTCTACTACCTCAACTAATTAATTTACTTGTATTTTGAGGGATGCCAACACTAAAATGAGGATGCTCCTCTTATAAGcctaaaaagcaaaaaaaaaggagacaaTATTTCAAAATCATACGTACATGTCCAAGCCActaaccctctctctctctctctctctctctctctctctctctctctcttatccTGTATCCTGAGTATCACGCGCACACTCGNNNNNNNNNNNNNNNNNNNNNNNNNNNNNNNNNNNNNNNNNNNNNNNNNNNNNNNNNNNNNNNNNNNNNNNNNNNNNNNNNNNNNNNNNNNNNNNNNNNNaaaaaaaaaagagagagagatttggcacatatatattttggtgTGCGAGAGGTAGGAGGGGCCCCTCTATcgctctcctctctctctctcactcacaaAATATATAGACTCTCCCGCGCGCGtatctctcacacacacacactctattttttttttgggtgggaaaaaaaaacgccccccccctcccccacaaatatatatatagaaaaaaaaaaacacgctctatatatatatatatatatatatatatatctctctctctctctctctctctcttacggATTCTCTTATCCATTAACCAAAGACACCCATATACCAAGcaactagagagagagagagagagaggaatttAATTAAGTGGATCTCTATGAAAATATaatgcttttccttttttcctt
This window encodes:
- the LOC18789555 gene encoding WAT1-related protein At4g08300 — translated: MGDQSPTGSKLSPVLIKIKPYLAMVSLQFGYAGMYIISMVSFKHGMSNFVLSVYRHVVAFCVIAPFAFVLERKIRPRMTLPIFLRIVLLGFLEPVLDQNLYFLGMKYTSATFASAVVNVLPAITFIMAVFFRLESVNVKKLHSLAKVVGTVITVGGAMVMTLYKGPIVDIIRGHAHSHGTSTTDSTNQHWVAGPLMLLASCGGWASFFIVQSFTLKKYPAELSLTAWICIMGVLEGGVITFAVERKMSVWVIGWDSRLLASVYSGIVCSGLAYYVQGVVSRERGPVFVTAFSPLCMIITAALGAIVLAEKVHLGSIIGAIFIVFGLYTVVWGKSKDPLASSAPLKDEKSNNLELPVTADPNGISGRT